From a single Fusobacterium perfoetens genomic region:
- a CDS encoding extracellular solute-binding protein has product MVGVSCGGSEEQNKNVLHVYSWAEYIPTEVFEGFEKETGIKVMEDIYSTNEEMFTKLKAGATGYDLVMPSPDYVEIMINEGMLDKIDKTKISTFDNLDKSILQKLTVFDQNNDYTVPYAVSATLIAVNTKYVKDYPRDYTIYDREDLKGKMTLLDDMREVMGSALSMCGYPQTVADEKAFKEAEAKINSWKKNIAKFDSESFGKNFASEDFWVVQGYGENIYMELTEEQKATTDFIVPEKGGLFSLDAFVVLKTAPNKEAAHKFMEYIHKPEVYAMIADYLVLPSINVPARELTKEKPLFNIEDLEKCQLLRDTTATLPMQNKYWEKIKGGF; this is encoded by the coding sequence ATGGTTGGAGTATCTTGTGGAGGTTCAGAGGAACAAAACAAAAATGTTCTTCATGTTTATAGCTGGGCTGAATATATTCCTACTGAAGTATTTGAAGGATTTGAAAAAGAAACTGGTATTAAAGTTATGGAAGATATTTATTCTACAAACGAAGAGATGTTTACTAAATTAAAAGCTGGAGCCACTGGGTATGATTTGGTTATGCCATCACCTGACTATGTAGAAATTATGATAAACGAAGGAATGTTAGATAAAATAGATAAAACAAAAATATCTACTTTTGATAACTTAGATAAATCAATCTTACAAAAATTAACAGTGTTTGACCAAAACAACGACTACACAGTTCCTTATGCTGTTAGTGCTACATTAATCGCTGTTAATACAAAATATGTAAAAGATTATCCAAGAGATTACACTATCTATGATAGAGAAGACTTAAAAGGAAAAATGACTCTTTTAGATGATATGAGAGAGGTTATGGGTTCTGCTCTTTCAATGTGTGGATATCCTCAAACTGTGGCTGATGAAAAAGCATTTAAAGAGGCTGAGGCAAAAATAAATTCTTGGAAGAAAAATATAGCAAAATTTGATTCTGAATCTTTTGGTAAAAACTTTGCTAGTGAAGATTTCTGGGTTGTACAAGGTTATGGAGAAAATATCTATATGGAACTTACTGAAGAACAAAAAGCTACTACTGATTTTATAGTTCCTGAAAAAGGTGGACTTTTCTCTCTTGATGCTTTTGTAGTTTTAAAAACTGCACCTAATAAAGAGGCAGCTCACAAATTTATGGAATATATCCATAAACCAGAAGTTTATGCTATGATTGCTGACTACTTAGTATTACCATCAATCAACGTGCCAGCAAGAGAACTTACAAAAGAAAAACCTCTATTTAATATAGAAGATTTAGAAAAATGTCAATTACTTAGAGATACTACTGCTACACTTCCAATGCAAAATAAATATTGGGAAAAAATTAAAGGTGGTTTCTAA